In Armatimonadia bacterium, the following proteins share a genomic window:
- the gatC gene encoding Asp-tRNA(Asn)/Glu-tRNA(Gln) amidotransferase subunit GatC, which translates to MPEISMDEVKHVARLAHLALSEEELARVGKELNRILEYFRTLAEIDTTDVPITSHAIPMLNVYREDKARPSLPVEQVVANAPDGVDEFFRVPRIVED; encoded by the coding sequence ATGCCCGAGATCTCCATGGACGAGGTCAAGCACGTCGCGCGTTTGGCACATCTGGCCCTCAGTGAGGAAGAGCTCGCCCGCGTCGGCAAGGAGCTCAATCGCATCCTGGAGTACTTCCGCACGCTGGCCGAAATCGACACCACCGACGTGCCCATCACCTCGCATGCCATTCCGATGCTGAACGTCTACCGTGAGGATAAGGCCCGGCCGTCTCTCCCCGTTGAGCAGGTCGTCGCCAATGCGCCCGACGGCGTCGACGAGTTCTTCCGCGTCCCCCGTATCGTGGAGGACTAG